In the Methylophilus sp. 5 genome, one interval contains:
- the zapD gene encoding cell division protein ZapD → MSSYEFPFNERIRTYLRLEDLFVKMLHHIEIGHEISHHVALISMLQILDLIDRGDLKVDLLQELDRHKVQLSFLQTNPNIDQHALASTLSSLDRCATALRADHQKLGQSLRENDWLMSVKQRTGIPGGVCEFDLPSYRHWLYLGVERRKSDFNNWLARLMPMYESIRLILQLLRGSGQVLSLVAHHGAYQQQLSGHKPAQLLRIEIDHDECFPEVSANKYAINIRFQKLDFVQRPKGCEQDIPFKMIVCNFTGTAHN, encoded by the coding sequence GTGTCGAGCTACGAGTTTCCATTTAACGAGCGCATCAGAACTTATCTCCGCCTAGAGGATTTGTTCGTCAAGATGTTGCACCACATTGAGATTGGGCATGAAATCAGTCACCATGTGGCATTGATTTCCATGCTGCAAATCCTCGATTTAATTGATCGCGGCGACTTGAAAGTCGATTTGCTGCAAGAGCTGGACCGTCACAAAGTCCAGTTGTCTTTCCTGCAAACCAATCCTAATATTGACCAGCACGCGCTGGCGAGCACTTTGTCCAGCCTGGATCGTTGCGCCACGGCTTTGCGCGCAGATCATCAAAAACTGGGTCAGTCATTGCGTGAAAACGACTGGCTAATGAGCGTCAAGCAACGCACTGGCATTCCTGGCGGTGTCTGTGAGTTTGACTTGCCTTCTTATCGTCATTGGCTATACCTGGGCGTAGAGCGCCGTAAGAGCGATTTTAATAACTGGCTTGCCCGGTTGATGCCCATGTATGAATCCATCCGCCTGATTCTGCAGTTGTTGCGCGGTAGCGGCCAGGTACTGTCACTGGTAGCGCATCATGGGGCTTACCAGCAGCAATTGTCCGGCCACAAACCAGCGCAATTGTTGCGTATTGAAATCGACCACGATGAATGCTTCCCCGAAGTCAGCGCCAATAAATACGCCATCAACATCCGCTTTCAAAAGCTTGATTTTGTGCAACGGCCCAAAGGCTGTGAGCAAGATATTCCGTTTAAGATGATCGTCTGTAACTTTACCGGAACGGCACACAATTGA
- a CDS encoding DNA gyrase inhibitor YacG: MTQPAVKARKVACPACGETSEYSTANPYRPFCSERCKLVDLGDWATEKFRIPDNTPPDMFEPE; the protein is encoded by the coding sequence TTGACGCAGCCCGCCGTAAAAGCCCGCAAGGTCGCTTGCCCTGCCTGTGGCGAAACCTCAGAATACTCAACCGCCAACCCTTATAGGCCGTTTTGCAGCGAGCGCTGCAAACTGGTCGACTTAGGTGATTGGGCCACTGAGAAATTTCGCATTCCAGATAACACGCCCCCAGATATGTTTGAGCCGGAATAA
- a CDS encoding copper chaperone PCu(A)C — translation MHAPHFLLRMIVSICLLGVAVLAQADVKMTDAWVRASNPGQSVAAAYITLSSPQDVTLVYAETERAGTVEMHSMTMQNGVMKMRSMEELPVPAGKPVKLAPGGLHLMLFEFPTPFKAGEQVKFRLCFKDKQGKITDQFVTMPVKAAP, via the coding sequence ATGCACGCCCCTCATTTTTTATTACGCATGATTGTGAGCATTTGCCTGCTGGGGGTCGCTGTATTAGCACAAGCTGACGTGAAAATGACCGATGCCTGGGTGCGCGCCTCTAACCCAGGCCAATCTGTAGCTGCTGCATATATCACCCTCTCGAGCCCGCAAGACGTCACGCTGGTGTATGCTGAAACTGAGCGCGCTGGCACGGTAGAAATGCACAGTATGACCATGCAAAATGGCGTCATGAAAATGCGGAGTATGGAAGAACTACCCGTGCCTGCAGGCAAACCAGTCAAACTCGCCCCCGGTGGTTTACACCTGATGCTGTTTGAGTTCCCAACACCGTTTAAAGCAGGCGAACAAGTCAAATTCAGATTATGTTTTAAAGACAAACAGGGCAAAATTACGGATCAGTTTGTCACCATGCCAGTGAAAGCCGCACCCTAA
- a CDS encoding VF530 family DNA-binding protein has product MNTQQPNNPLHGLTLEHVIERLVDHYGWDKLAQRVNINCFKSDPSVKSSLKFLRRTPWARAEVEGLYMATFAKDHK; this is encoded by the coding sequence ATGAACACACAACAACCAAACAACCCCTTACACGGCCTGACGCTTGAGCACGTTATCGAACGACTGGTCGACCATTACGGCTGGGATAAGCTTGCGCAACGGGTGAATATCAACTGCTTTAAGAGTGACCCTTCAGTGAAGTCCAGTCTGAAGTTTTTACGCAGGACGCCGTGGGCGAGAGCTGAGGTTGAAGGTTTGTATATGGCGACGTTTGCCAAAGACCACAAATAA